From Solibacillus sp. FSL W7-1464:
GTGATCGATGTCTTTCAGATGGAGCCTGTTTTCCGGACAGTGCAGAATCAGCTGCCGTCAGCGGAAATCAAGGGCATTTATCATTCGAAACTCCACTATAACATTGTTTTAGTAGACAAGGACAATGGAGGAAAGGCGGATGCGTTAAACGCAGGCATTAATGTCTCGAGATTTCCATATTTTTGCTCGATTGACGGTGATTCGATTTTATCCACTAAATCTTTGCTGCAAGTGATGAAGCCAATTGTCTCGTCTAACGGGAAAGTCATTGCTGCAGGCGGAAGTGTGCGTATAGCGAACGGTTCGGAAATCGAATACGGCAGTGTTCTGAAGTCGGTTGTGCCGAATAACCCGGTTGTCGTCATGCAGATTATTGAGTATTTACGTGCATTTTATATGGGGAGAATTGCGCTGAGCCGTTTTAACTTATTATTAATAATATCTGGTGCATTCAGTGTCTTTTCGAAAGAATATACAATAAAAGTCGGCGGCTACAATAAGAATACGATTGGTGAAGATATGGAACTGGTCGTCCGGCTGCACCACTATTTACTAAAAAATAAAATAAAAAAATCCATTGAATTTATTCCCGATCCGGTATGCTGGACAGAAGCACCGGACAATTTAAAGGATTTAAGAACACAGCGGAGACGATGGCATCAAGGGCTGTTAAGCAGTCTTATGCTGAACCGCGGGATGTTGCTCAATCCGAAATACAAACAGATCGGTCTAATATCTGTTCCGTATTTTGTCTTTGTTGAATTGATCGGTCCGATTATTGAACTGCTGGGCTATCTGTATGTTATTTTATCCTTTGTGATAGGGAGTATTTCTTGGGAACCCGCACTTACATTATTTGTCCTGTTTTTAATTTACAGTACCGTAATCTCGATGTTTTCCATTTTGCTTGAAGCTTGGAGTATGGGAACTTATCCGCGCATCAGGGATTCCGTGAAACTTTTACTGTATTCTTTGTCGGAAGTATTCTGGTTCCGCCCGCTGATGGTTGTTTTCCGCCTTCAAGGATTCTGGTACTTTATTCGGGGCAAAAACGAGTGGGGAAGCTTAACTCGTTCTGGATTGCAAAAGAAAGCAAATGATACTGTATAATATAAACTAAGTCGATAGGCGGAAGTTCTCCGTCTATTTTTATTGTTTCTCTTTATTACATTTTACATATATAAAAGGAGTATTGGACATAGGAGAAAAAATTGGATGTATAATCTTAACGGAAAAAGGTGATATATTAGTAATTAACATAGAAAACAGATTGAGAGGGTCGCGATAATAATGGGAATTGAAGAAATTTTGATGGGGATCTTAATTATCTGTAGTGTAATGCTTTTTATCTTACTATGTATTTATAGTTATACGATTTATCAAAAGAACAGAAAGAAACGCGCTTTCAATAACATAAATGACTATATCCAGGAAAATGACAGGGACTGGTATAATTATTTAGTTTTAAACAAACCTCTTGGGCATCATTCAAACAAGAAAATGGAATTGGCAGCAATTGATACGATATTGGTTTCATATATTACAACAATGAATAAAGACGAAATTCGGGAAAAAGCTTCAACATATGCTGTGTTAAATATGAAAAATTACTATGTGAAGCAAATGATGAGCCGTGATGAATCTGATCGCCTCCATGCTTTACAGCGCACACTGATTATTGAGCTTGAATTTTTAGTTCCGTTGATCGAACGTCGTTTAAAAGAGAATCGTACGGGTTCTGTGAAAGAGTATTTATTAATGTTACGTGTAATGGCGAAATATAATCGGAATTTATTTTTGGCACATTTGTACAAACCTCGATTGACTTTTCGTAACGATGAATACCATATGCTGCTGGCGAATATGGATGAAAATTATCTGGA
This genomic window contains:
- a CDS encoding glycosyltransferase family 2 protein is translated as MNTDKILYWFNEVFSSLIFIYMLTVIAVYTLMLIFAFFQLRKDRNLDKHLEGKVNLNAVYSKPVSIIVPAYNEEIGIISTVQSLLTLEYPQYEIVIVNDGSKDATLQTVIDVFQMEPVFRTVQNQLPSAEIKGIYHSKLHYNIVLVDKDNGGKADALNAGINVSRFPYFCSIDGDSILSTKSLLQVMKPIVSSNGKVIAAGGSVRIANGSEIEYGSVLKSVVPNNPVVVMQIIEYLRAFYMGRIALSRFNLLLIISGAFSVFSKEYTIKVGGYNKNTIGEDMELVVRLHHYLLKNKIKKSIEFIPDPVCWTEAPDNLKDLRTQRRRWHQGLLSSLMLNRGMLLNPKYKQIGLISVPYFVFVELIGPIIELLGYLYVILSFVIGSISWEPALTLFVLFLIYSTVISMFSILLEAWSMGTYPRIRDSVKLLLYSLSEVFWFRPLMVVFRLQGFWYFIRGKNEWGSLTRSGLQKKANDTV
- a CDS encoding HEAT repeat domain-containing protein — translated: MGIEEILMGILIICSVMLFILLCIYSYTIYQKNRKKRAFNNINDYIQENDRDWYNYLVLNKPLGHHSNKKMELAAIDTILVSYITTMNKDEIREKASTYAVLNMKNYYVKQMMSRDESDRLHALQRTLIIELEFLVPLIERRLKENRTGSVKEYLLMLRVMAKYNRNLFLAHLYKPRLTFRNDEYHMLLANMDENYLEHFKDRFEELPIQLKLAYLESLCLKQNLNSAYLQLFECLLKSECAEIRLRALRAISSFGEISHIKHYENFVQSSLWEERLLLAEILRFVTEEKSYTYLQTLLQDSNSNVRKQAALSLMDLPDGKTILQQVSGSGEESPAATAAGNSAVI